The sequence GAAAAACTCAACTCTCTCGGGAAGGAGCTCTGCTGCTTGATGGTCTTCTGTCATTACCACCGCGAATCAACCAATCATTAGAACAACTTCTGGAACCACCTCCATGGGACCAGCTGCTTCCTCCTCCACCACTGCTTCTACCTCTTCTGTTATCATCACCTCCCCAACTATCACGTCCTCATAATGAGTCTCCTCTACCTCCAAATCTTGACCCTCTAGTTATTGTTATAATACACATTTTGCctagtatataatttttgttttctgtttgtACTTGATGGAAATTTGTGAGATTGGCTTTCTCTTATTTATTTCataaacttgaaatcatgggatcttaaaatatactatattagTTTGTCCTTATGTTAACTTTGGTTTTTCACAGCTAGTACGTGTAACTCATCAAATCATTAAAATTTCTGTTTAAGTAATTTACCATGAAATTGCTTGGAATTTTTCGATTGATTATGTattcaaaaaatttctaaatactaCTGGATTCTAATTTGATATAGAAAATTCTAATTGAATAAAACcaattcataattaaaaatattgtaagcatgattaacaaatataaaattttataacacTGAATTTTAGAATCTTGGAGAGTCTCATCTTGCCAATGAGATGATGAACGGGAAAGAGTGGCTTAGTCAATACATCAACCAATGGATGTTCAGTATTGATATGTAAAAGTTTGGTTCCGCTATTACTACTCACTGTAGAAATGTAGAATCATTGATTAAATAAACGtagatttttgttaaatttaaattttattaaaatccaTGAGACCACAATGTAAACTATACCTcacatattttcatattttccagCCACTAAAGTACATAACAAGAATGCAGTTCAAACAATACTTAGCCAATCCTATTTATATCAAGCCATACATAAATCTAACCAAACTAAACAtatcaaacaacaaaaacaaaaaaacatgtacTATATATAGAGGCAAAACCTCATTATATTAAAGCCTTCCTCTCTATCCCCAATCTACACATCTCATACAACAAACAGAAGTCCTAGAGTTTTGTTTTGAACAGAAAAAAACTTGTAAGAGAAAAATGGCGGGAAAGGTGTATATGGTCATGGCATTGATAATGATGGGATTTGTTTTACAAGCATGCAATGGAATGAATGTTGAtgttgatgatggtgatgatatCAAGCCAACAGAAGATTCAAGATTCTTTTGCTTCAGAGTCTGTTCCATTAGATGTGGCAAACAAAACAAGCCTTGTTACCAAGAATGTTTGCCAAAATGTGGTCTCCCACGACGACTTGCTAAACCAACAACATCTCCATCATCACCGTCCTCCaccgtttgattttttttcttctatttgtgATTTGTGTCTTTTAAGTTCTAACTATATATCAATTGAGCCAACTGCTAAGTTTTCTTTTATATGTGTTTATCAACATCATACATTTGTAATTGTGGATATAAATACAGGAAGAATGGTTCAGTTGATTAATTTCCAACATATTAGTAAGAATCATgaacataatattatttaagggaGGAGATTAACCTCTATTGGAGGTAGTAACACTATGCTACATGGAATTGGAAGCGGTACGTGGAAGCAGAATCGTATGGAAACGCAGAAGCgagttttttaaaacaaattaggAAGTGGGTAGGTGTTGGAAGCGcatatccaaatatatatatatatatatatatatatatataactgattttataaaatttataactaaaagtatattataaagtataagaatttttttaatatatattatgtatacaatgtcataattttaaaataataataagaaacatTATCAAATGGTTTGAAAATCAGTCGtaaattttccataaatttgatgtaataataacaaatgattgtggaattatatatgtaattatcacaTTAACCAAAAATccattttaaatacaaaatttttttgAATCAAAGTTCTCACAAGTTCTGTTAAATATAATCTGTCAAATCTTCAAAgcctaattatttataaagcatATATGGACATTATAAgagattaataattaatatacatacggctgtatttttatatgaatatgaaatcattatatcgatttctataaaatgttttatattaatttgtttttatgaaaatataaaaagaattgaTCAAACATATATTACAAATTCTATAGTTTGAAAATTATCAACcattagttattatttttaatatcatttaggttatttggcaagtgataataattagttttagacttactttttattttagatctaatgaaaataattaaaaattataaagttttgttcatcatattatatattttataaatataaaaataattgatcaaacattattattctttatataatttcaacaaATAGTTACCATAtatcattatttgtaatataatttaGATTATTTGGCAATTGATATTAATTTgttctagatttattttttatttttaaatataaactaaaataaataaaattaaacattattgaccaagaaaattattaaaaaatttcttaaaacttCACAAATAATTGACATGTAAGGAAAAGTCAATTAAGTGACTTCtcgtttaatatataagataaaataacTTTGTAAGCCATGAtagataattttattctttttttttataaatgacttCTAAGACATATATGTACATTATAAgacattaataattattattgttcTCTATATACAAATGTAATGTTTTTATATGATCATTAAATCAATATATCAGTTTCTCTAAATTATGTTctactaattattttatgtattatataaatatagaaaaaattaatcaaacGTTATTacactttctataatt is a genomic window of Brassica napus cultivar Da-Ae chromosome A2, Da-Ae, whole genome shotgun sequence containing:
- the LOC111203218 gene encoding uncharacterized protein LOC111203218, which encodes MAGKVYMVMALIMMGFVLQACNGMNVDVDDGDDIKPTEDSRFFCFRVCSIRCGKQNKPCYQECLPKCGLPRRLAKPTTSPSSPSSTV